The DNA sequence CCGGGTAACTCAGCATGCATGTCCGCGAGCCGGCAGAGTGTTGTGTGTCtatcatttattatctgttattaCAGACGTGCGACAGGATGGAGAGGGATAGACTCGTACAGTTCCTggctaaattaatattacacaaGAAGAATGTGAGCGAGATATTGGAGTGGAATGGAATTAGGTGAGTGGATTTTATGTTACGAGACGGTTGCAGGATAAGTAGTTATAAGCACGATGTGCGTTCATCTTAATACAGTACTGTTTAATCGGTTGGCAGAGCTATGAAGTTCGTATTTctagaattaaaaatctaatacaAGATATAGAAGAAAAAGGATTTCGCATTGCAGTCGCTTTAGAGCTTATTCAAATCCTGttctaacattttttaattctttattttctacattaaagtatttaactcTCAACAACATTAATCTTAGAAGTATTATAAGACAAATTGACTGTTTCAATtacgttattatattatacgcaTACAGGATTCTGGTAGACCTGATGACTCTAGCACATCTCCACACGTCCCGAGCAACTGTGCCTGCTCAGAGTAACGTGTTGGAGGCTCCCAATGTTCAGGGGGACACGGACAGGGAGTGGTATTACAACTTAGAGAGAGGGGACCAGCTCACACGCAAGGGACCTGTCAGCTTTCAACAGGTACAAGACCGGCGTTAGACCATACTATACGATGGATTAGCTAACAAAATTTGTAGTTATTAGTTACTAGTACCGATAATGAAGCtaggttaaaataaatcaattcgGTTTGGGTTATCGAGGTATGAGAGGAAAGGTTATATGTCGAGGGACAAGAGATAGATATCTATTAAGTTGGGACAGGATGAGTATATCAAACGTTTTTTTGTAGCTCAAGGACTTATATAAGAGCGgcgaaataaataacaagacgaAGTGCTGGGCGAACAGCATGGAGGGCTGGCGGGCGCTCGGGGGCGTCCCTCAGCTGCGGTGGAGTCTGGGGGCGAGGGGGGCGGCCGCGCTCACCGAGACAGAACTCGCCGCGACTGTACTAGATCTGCTGGTGACCTGCGCACGATACTACCCCAGCAggttagatatatatatacataggataaattataatatacgtttatatatatatatatatatatatgttttagtatatatatatatgttttagttaaagttatgatattattaagaatatatattaaggtgTCGGAAATAATTCGTAGCGTTCGATGAGAGATGGCGTGGTTATTGCAGTGTTCTGTTTTTAGCTTCAGAAACAAATTGATCGTGAAACAGCTGTTATGAGGTACTGCTTTTACGACGcctcttatttttaattgttaataacaaCGAGTGGCAGCTTTTTCATTATGTCGAaatttataccaaataaaGTGTTTTTGCGGGTAGTTTTcttacattattttgatataaccaAAACTGCTGCAGAAAGTCATCGGATTTTAGTTGAAGTTTACGGTGAACATGCTTTAGCTGATCAAACGAGTCGGAAAGGGTTTGCGCGTTTCAAGAGTGGTGATTTTGATTTAGACGACAAGGAACGCCCTggacgaaaaaaaataatgaagataaTGAATTGGAGGATTCACTCCAAGAAAATTCATGTCAAACACTTCAAGAGTGGTCTACATCTTTGGAATTTGATTTACCCACGGTGGGAAAACGCCTTAAAGCTTTGGAAATGATCCAAAAGGAAGGAAATTGGGTGCCATATGAATTAACATCGAGAGACATCGAAAAGCGTTTTATGACCTGTGAACTACCGCTTGCACAGTACAGAAGAAAAAGTTTTCTACATCGTATGGTATCGTATCGTACTGGCGATGAGAAATGCATATATTATGACAATCTGAAACGCAGAACATCAGGGGTTAAGCCCGGACAACCGTCATCATTAGTGGCAAAACGCAATATTCATGAGTCTAAGCTCCTCCTTTGTATTTGGTGGGATCAACGAGGTGTGGCTTATTATGAATTGTTAATACCCAACGAAACCATCACTGGGGATCGCTTCCGGTTACGGTTGGTGCGCGTGAGTCGTGCATTGAAGGAAGAACGGCCGGAATGGAGCAAAGGGCGCGATAGAGTTATGTTACTGCACGACCATTCTCGACCTCACGTGGCGAGACCAGTGACAACACACCTGGAAACATTGATATGCGAGGAGGATGGGATTGGCTTAACTCACATACTTAGCCGTATTCTCCGGATATTGCCCCTTCGGATTACCACCTGATTCGATCAATGGCTCATGAGTCATGGTTTATCAGGAGAAAAATTAACATCTTATGAGGATTGATAAAATTGGATCGACACAATGATTGCCTCCAAGGACGAAGAGTTTTTCGACGGGGTGTTCGACAGTTACCCGAAAAATGGGAAAACTAGTGACAAGCTACaagtattttcaataatgtaaatttttatttccattttaaataaatcgttattttttaatagtaaataaggcaaattaaattcaaaattaattccaacacccaataatattatattatttcataaactgataacctataaaattttatttggcaGAAAGTCAAATAATGagacaaattaaatagttgattcgatttataaaatatatatttagcgGAAAGTCTAAAGCAAGCGATCATTTCAACTTTGCCACACGTTTGACTTCTACCAGgaattataaatgttcaatAATTCACATCACTGTTCAAACAATATCCGTCGCCGTCTTCCCTGGCGCAGGCTGTGTTGGCAGTCACtgtatacaattttcaaatataacacAAGCAGAAGTCTTATACTTGTTACGCACGGGCaacatgttaaaaaataaattaacatcgCCCCGGCAACATcgctgtatggataaaatatcttattacgagtgacgccgctgattCCGCGGAGCGAACACCCAGCTGTGTGAACCAGGAggttcctgataccacacgaGCTATGGAATGGCCTTGCTATCCTAAcctcggggcaatcatgtagtcttaggtatagattataagttttaatatgtaatttttattataagatacaTAAAAGTAagttcgtagttttcctgcaACCTCTGGTGGCCACTCTATAATTTACTCGAAAATGTTCATATACAAAGATTTCGTATATTTGtgctgattataattatattgatattcaaGGGACGAAGAAGACGCAATAATACGTCCGTTGCCGAGAGTTAAGAGACTTCTCTCCGAACCCGCGTGCTTAGCTCATGTGGTGCAATTGTTACTGACGTTCGATCCTATACTGGTAGAGAAGGTAAACGACACATTAAAAATgccattgaaatttttaatagtgatataaataataaacaagtgaaaaatatttttttcaggtgGCGACtttgttatatgaaataatgcaAGACAACCCTGAGATCTCTAAGCTGTACTTGACCGGTGTGTTTTACTTCATGCTGCTGTACACGGGCTCCAACCTGTTGCCCATAGCGAGGTTTCTGAGGTTGACGCACATGAAACAAGCGTTCCGGGCCGACCAAGTCAGtggaatatgaaattttatcattattatcatCGCCGCGGTATAAGTGTTATAAAGCCTCAGTCATGGAGAGAAGCActttacagttttaatatttttccagaCGAGCTCTGACATAATGCAGCGATCGATATTAGGACAACTGCTACCGGAGGCGATGGTCTGTTATTTGGAAAATCATGGAGCTGAGAAGTTTGCTCAAATATTCCTCGGCGAATGGGACACACCGGAGGCTATTTGGAATGCCGAAATGAGGTGATACCAATAGTTTACATCATTAGTTAAAATGgattatcaaaaattaacGAGTAAAACTAcgaatagttaaaaaaaaatcctctcGCTGGCGGTCTCATTTATATctgaatatcaatataatattatgtcgAGCTTATGCTTTTTATtcaagttacaaaaataaatgtatacaaagtttattataaataaaatggtatGAATCCCTGATACGAATATTCCAGACGTATGCTGATCATGAAGGTGTCTGCTCACATCGGGGAGTTCACGCCCCGCCTGCGCGCGCACGTGGCCGCCCGCTACCCCTACCTCGCGATCCCCGCCGTCCGCTACCCGCAGCTGCAGAGAGAGCTGTTCTGCAACATGTTCTACCTGAGACACCTGTGTGACACGCAGAGGTTCCCCGACTGGCCCATACCTGACCCGGTAATCGATTTATCATTTGGGAGAATTATAATTAGGTCCTTGAGGAtgtagaattttgttttaccGCGCTATAAATGTATCAGTTAGCTGTCGCGATGAGccgttttaatttagtttggATTAACGAACGCGATAGGAATGTGACCGTCGGTGAcgttaaatttgtttcaacTTGTGTCAGGTGGGTCTTCTAAAGGACGTGCTCGAGGCGTGGAGGCGAGAAGTGGACAAGAAGCCGTCGTCGATGACCGCGGAGCAGGCCTACACGGCGCTGGGACTCGAACCGACGACCCACGACGAGGCGGCCGTCAGGAAGGCCTACTACAGACTCGCACAGCAGTTCCACCCAGACAAGAACCCAGAAGGACGGGTCGGTGGTCGTTCTATACATACggctgttatatatatttaattattattaaggatCTATTTACTCCTCTCAAGGAAAGCGTTAACAGACATAAACATAGCTGTTATAAGTGTATTATCTGTACAGTGTTGTTCACAGCCATAATGTAATCTTTCTTGTATTTGCAGGACCGTTTCGAAGCAGTTAACCAAGCGTATGAGTTCCTGTGCAGTCGCAACGTATGGACGGGCGATGGACCGAACACTAATAACATTCTACTCATTCTTCGCACACAGACTATACTATTTCAGAGATATTCTGAAGGTTAGTCAATTACATTATGTATTACACTGACAATCTAGTATtctccaaatatatatatattataatgagatctaagcctttcgcgagtattcatttaaatgggaataatattttcggattactacgcgtattttattatttttaaaaactacatgctcccgacgtttcgactACGGCTACTTTGCATTAACCGTGATTACGGGCAGATgagatatcaatttaatttaaatgtatgttatatttattttcaatactaaCGATAATAACTCCTTTCCAGTGTTGTCTCCGTACAAGTACGCGGGATACTCAGCCTTGCTCCGCACTGCGCGGCTGGAGGCGGCCGCGGACACGTTGTTCTCGAGCGAGGCCGCATTGTTACCGGCCGCCTGCGAACTGGCCCACGCTACACTCGCCTGCTCAGCGCTCAACGCACAGGAACTGTGTCGAGAACGCGGCCTCGAGGTACTGACAGGAGACAGGAGGCGATACACACACATGCTCCCGAACAGGAATAaatgttcaatattaaaaaaacaaaaaaaacttttaagaatTTACTACAAAGTACAATAGTTTCCTTTTCAAACTTGGTTGTATGTACGGTTTCCAgctttaaaatagatatatgtatgatTTATCTCCAGGTGCTCGAAGAGGCTCTTTCCCGCTGCGTGTCGGTCCTAGGAGGCAGCGCGGCCGGCAGCACGGCGGCGGCGGTGTGCACACACTGCGCGAGGTGCTTTGCTGTTGCTGCACGCTTCCCCGTCTGTAGGGACGCTGCGGCGGAGCTACCCACACTGTGTAGTGATATCGTACCACTACTGAGACGACCGGTTAGCATTTGACGCTTATAGCACGAGAATTCGCATATTAataagacataaaaataacatgtaataattaaaagaggTTTTGTTAACATACTCTACGTATCGAAGGTGACGTGATTTCGACTCCCCTATACATAATAACTAACCATTTATCCTATATACTAGGAGTTGGGTGAAACAGCGTGTGCGGGTGCTGAGGCGGCAGCGGCGCTGGCAGCGGACCCGCGGTGCCGCGACCGTCTCGCCCGCGCTCACGTCATCCACGCCCTCCTGCCGCCCGCCCTGCAGTACGACTACACGCTCAAGGAGTCCGGCGTCTCCACCGAGGGAGATAACAAGCAGGTCACATTCCCGATACGATTGCCATTAgactaaaaataatcaaattcgGTTGCGGGTTTCAATATTCGGCTTCATAGTAGATATAAGACTGTTGAAAATTCTTTTCGAGACCGATGTGAGCCGACTCTCACACTGGGCAGCCGAGTTAATGTATCTCATTACTAATAtcgtaataattacaataaaactgcTACACTTTATGTACtactttaataacaattcGATTCAAATTTTGCTATACGATAGGAGTTTTCCAATCGTCAATTGTATGTAATCTTCTAGGAAGTGGCAAATCGTCTAGCGGTTCAATGCGTTGCAGCGCTGTCAGCACTGTACGGACCGCACGAGGAGGCGGGCGAGGAGGACGAGCGAGTCCAGGCGGCGCTCAGGATGCTGCTCACACCGTACATCTGTGATAAACTAGCGACTGCGGACCCGCACGAGGTACGATAATAATACGGTGTGATATAAGCGTTAAACAGTTTTGCagtagaaaatattgtaatcgTTGTTtctgtgtttattataatttcagctACTTAAAACGCTGACGTCCAACTGGCGGACGCCGTACCTTGTCTGGGATAACAGCACTCGCGCGGAGCTTCGTGAAGCGCTCCGCTCGCGGCCTCCTGAAGACACGCTGCTACAGGACGTGTATTACACCGCTCACGAGGGCCTGCTCACCGTGGGCGGAGTCTACCTCGACATATACAACGAGCAACCCGAGTTCCTTATAGAGGTGCTTATTCATTATActcctttaaaaatatgaacttCTAAGCCTCATATCGACTATACATTAAGTTTCAGTATTAAACCGACCAGTATAAATTGTTCCTTCTATTTTTCAGAATCCCCAACAATTTGTTTTGGATCTGCTCCACTTCATCAAGGAACAAACGAAAGTCGCCAAATCAGAGGAGACCGAGGAGCGCTTAACTTTAGCATTGAATGCTCTTGCcaattgtattattaagaATCCCGGTGAGACATTTAGGATTTAGTTTcctatacaaaattattcttattaaaaaaatcaagtctTCTATACCGTCATACTggtcatttaaaatgttatttttaccttctcttgttttataagtaaataaagttataataaatattggtaGTAAATGAAGCGACCGACAGCGACTTATGTCAACactatgtatgtgtgtatgtgagTATGAGGGATCGTTTCTGTCGCCAGGCGTGGAGATCCAGTGCATCGGCCACTTCGCGGTGATATTCGGCCTGATGAGTGGCGGCGTGTCGCGGGTGGTGGCGGGCGCGCTCCGCGTGTCGCTGGCGTGTTCCCGCAGCAGGGCCTGTGTGGAGGAGGTGTCGGCGGGCGGCCTGCTGGGCCACGTGCTGCCTCTCCTCGCGCCGCCCGCCCACAGAGAGGCGCTCGACACGCTCTCCGCCCTGCTCACCTGCACGCCGCTGGTTAGAGAGGCGCTGGCTAAAGGTTATATTATGCATACTCCATATATTACTAGTTATATACTCTCTCTTCTCTTCTCCATTTTTTAGTTGTTTTCCGTCTGATTgggtgttttattaatatcttagaTTCTAAGTAttggattatttttaaatttttgtcgcaTTAAATGATGTTGAACTTATTAGATTATGTGTCATACTGAGGTGACATAAATAACGTAGAGTTATGAAAAATCTGAGTTgagaaatttcaatataatgatttataattggGTGTTGATACTTGAATGGTAATTGTCTATAATTGAAtgttaattgaattgaattgctTCGCAGGAGCTGTGATATATCTGTTAGATCTCTTCTGTAACTGTAAGACGCCGGAGATGCGAGAGATGGCGGTGGAACTACTCTCGCGGATGATGGCTGATAAATTACATGGACCCAAGGTAATAAAGCGATAACTCTTAGCTCGGTTTACAATAATAGATATTCCAACATTATGCGGTCTCCCTATTGACACACAACCGTGAACTAAACATTTGTATTGCAGGTGAGATTAACGATCTGCCGCTACGTGCCGGGCGTGTTCGCGGACGCCATGCGCGAGGCGGGCGGGGCGGGCGGCGCGGGGGGAGCGGGCGCGGCCGCCGCCATGCACGCCTTCGACAACAACCACGAACATCCCGAGCTGGTGTGGGCGGACGAGCTGCGGCAGAGGGTGAGGGCCGGCCTCGTGCAGCGGAGAGACAGGTGACAGTGGAAACACTCACATATACGTGcatacattacatttaatataggatTCATAGAGACGGTTCACGGAATATTAAAACCGCAAAATAGCGTATGTTATAAGTGTCTAAATAAGTATATGTTTTCgacctaataataattatatcacaataaaattatattaatataaattcgaaATGTACACTATTTTTCTGTAACCACAGGCTGTATACTAGTCAAATCCGTGATCCGACGATCCAATACGAGGAACGTGAAAAGGACACGGGCGAAGTGTCGTGGGCGCCGCCCGGGGAGGTGGTGGTGGGAGGCGTGTACCTCAAGCTGTTCCTACAGAACCCCACCTGGAGTCTGCGGAATCCCAAAAGCTTTCTGCAGGACCTCGTCTCCGAAACCCTGTCGGCACTCAACAAGGATTCATCAGAAGTGTGTTctttatacagataataaaattgactGACCCACCGGCGACACGTCGGGTCAATGATGTATTTGCTGTCATATCAGCTGTTAAATTCTATGCGTATTATGCTTCCGGCTTTAACACATCAACACACTACCTTTTTCATTGCAACAGTTACGTCAATACTTACGTCACGTGTTTCCAGGGTGGACGCGGGGACACGTGCGCGCGTGCTCTGACCGCCTTGCTCCGTGCCCGCCCGGCGCTGTGCGAGGCGTGCGCCGCACTGGGCGAGCTGCCGCGCCTCGCCCGCCTGCTGCCCGCCTGCCCCAGACACGCCGTGCCCGTGCTGGCGGCACTCGCCCACACGCAGGTAACATACACCTCACGGGTAACAATCATTATAAACTATGTAACAGATAAATGTTCCATCCgttgatacaaatataatcgGTTATGATAAATTAGAGCTCTTATATTTTCCCTTTTTATGTCTTTAATcgataaaaaatgtcataaaatcGTCGAAACCGCCGATATTAATTCACTAGAGGAATGTAAACTCTAGCTCTGGCTTCTCTGTCATCTCAGTCActcactataatttttttttatatcaaataatttttatcatatatttttataaagtaaattatatcataacatGCCGGGCCACAGTGATACACGTGTAATTAACGGAATGATTTTATTGCGATTCGTtaataatgtacatacatgtGTCAGTCGTGTGTGGTGGCGCTGGTTCAGACGGACGCGATGGTGGGTCTCAAGACGGCGGTGAAGACGTGTCGCGAGGTGGTGGGCCCCGCCTGCGACGCTCTCACCGCCATATTCAGCTCTCCGGTCAACACGGACAAACTAGTGCTACAGGTCAGTGTTATAAAGCTGACCGAATTATATATTGCTCTCTGatagaaaatgaatttatcTACCTGGTGAGATCTAGAGGCAAATATTATGGCACAagctacatttattattattgtcagTCATCACACCGATGTGACATTCAGGACCTTTTTTCTTGTAATAGATGTGTACTAAACGTACAgagaaatttattactttaattgtaTGTGtaccttaatatattttgttcgtgTCCCGTACAGGCTCTTGAATGCGACTTGATCACTGAGTTACTCTCGATGCTCGAGGGTCGCGGGTCGGGCGTCGGGCTAGAGGGCGGGAGCGTCGCCCGCGTCGTCGGAGCCCTAAAAGCTATGAGTCGCGCCGGCTTACACGCGGAAAGAGTGAAAAATATACTAGCAAGATCACCCGTCTGGGAACACTACGCCGCTCAGAGACACGACCTGTTTATATCGGCGCCGCAACATCACTCAATAACTGGTATACAATATATGAGTAGTTGCATCATTTTCCTCGCCACTAGAGCCGACCCGGTCCTTACTAGGTTAAACTGTGCTTCTGGTTTATCGACTCAatctcttataaaatttacatacctTGCGGATAGTCGATAAACTATAACGTTTACAGATAATCTTATAAATTGTACAGGGTTTGTTTCAAATCATAAAAGAACTGTTCtttaaatgcatttaatttttgGACACTTGTCAACTTCACTTGGACACGTTGTCTCAGTAAGAAATAATGAGATACTTCTTCGCAATTGTAACTATTAGTATAACTCAGTTGTATTTATAAGTCAAGCATTTTACTTGGTAATGAATGTGTTCAAGGTTACTGATCTTTAGCTATCGCTTATGAATAACTTTTGTATTATTCTACAAAACTAATAATCATAATGTACATCCAGCAGGGGCTCCACAAACCGCGGGGTACTTGGCCGCCCCGCCCTCCGTGCCCCCCGCCCACCCCCCGCCGCTGGACTGACCGACACACACACAGAGACACCTTCACACATACTCACACGCGCTCACACTACCTCGCCGTTCGTGATATCTCCTGGTGTGGAGACAAGTGAAGTGCAGAAATACTACACCTGCTTCTTGTTTTCATTTAGagtatgtcaaaaatatattgtatttttaactaaaaggATGACGATACCGCCACAGTGTTAGCTGTCGTCTGTAGAAGCCTTCATTGTTACACGAGACAGTGGTCAAAGTCCAACGAATGTAATGCCCCGCACTGCAGCAGACTGTTAGATAGCTGAATTGTTTATCGTTCGTTATACATCTTCAATGTGATGGAATCTCTATTCACTATTGTCCAAAGTGTGTTCacgtaaattatttacagaaatatttgaaaacaatggATGGATCATATCAcacaaatagaattttatttataacaagcttccgttgtatataatacagaaacaaagaaatatttatctgattctgttatacttatttgtattgttattCATGTATCGTAAAAAGACATAAATACACACTACATTTTCCCCTAAATactttatgtacatatataagagTGCTGTCAATTGACAAatttttccaaatataatattattcagcggatatattaaaaattgtttagatCTACCGATGTACTtatcaaaacataataaatataagatattacaCCAAGATGTCTctctatataaactttaataatatgatcTCATTCGTATAAGACAAGACGAATGTTTTATGCTGATCACTATGAGGCtggcttatattatatacaaaatttaatatataaaaattatattataatattgtgtcTATCATATGTCAAGATTAAACCATTtccatgtattatttttttgtaattgtttttacggctctggatacgagtcctTTGAGCCAACAACTTCCATCACACATATGTCTTGCCATATTTCCATGACGTGACTGGACATTTACAATTCCACTATCATAttgtttgtgtattttttttttgcccaAATACCgcgttatttgtattattcttacctttaaaacataattacataCCGTACTGTATTAAAATGTGAGATGTCACAGGAATCTGATATATAATGCTCTTATATTCGAGCTTTATGTCGTTATTATGTATGAATTAgtgtgatattaatatatggaataaaatcatttagcACGTACCATACGAGTATTGTAAGTCATATCATagtactatatattattatacttaaaaaaaatcgattttataataatcgatAATGGCAGTAAACTTTGTATTGCTCACTAAGTTctgttatttcaaaacatatttgttctcgattccttttataattttaattggatGTCAATTCCATGTATATAGCTAATCTGTAgggtagttttatttaaaaccgtGTCAATATTCTAAGACCTTTGTTCATAATTATATGATCTGTGGTGATTTAACtgcagtttattttaaacgatcAGTGAACTTTGTTTAATTGTTTGGGGCGCAGAGACGCGCTGTAAGGCTGGCTACACACGGACGGGATTATCGAAGGGAGGCATGTTATATTatagtgtttaatatttttatatttagcgtTAAGATAACATTatgtaaagtaatatattaaatgatgattatgttttaatttcattcaccCACCTCACACCTGTCCTGTagttgttaataaaacaagCTATTAggtcaatttttttattgaacataacatttttattaaattaatttacaatactatataatatttttagcttACGTTACTTATAAAGTGGTCATCATACGGTCAATACTGTTACAGGCGCATTGTAAGTTTTCGCtcttataaaaactatgaacTAATAGTGCCCCCCCCCCATAACGTATCAAAAATATGTcgttatagtttaaaataactttcattaaatagaacattaatatttacaccGAATTACACTTTTTATTCTTACCAAaagactataaatatacagttCATAGAGCACGATATTTATACAACTAGctgttttcataaaacattttcttttattataataaagaaaacgaCTTAGATTAACTtacatgtaattaataataattatataaataataatttaggcAGAAGGAAATACTAAACGTAAGTAAGTTTATATGAAGTGAGGTTATGGAGGTGTGTGGGTTGTGGGCGCTGGTTGCTGGGTGTAATGGTTCGTGGGCGCCAGGGGACGCTCGTAGCTCTTACCGCGCAGTTTACCTCTGTCGAGTTAAACGAATAGTATTATGTTATgacgattatttttttattaatcatagttgaggttgaaattaaaactataatttaattacctattttatacatatgatAGCTGTAGCTATCGTCTTgccgtaaatattaataatagcgAAACTCACTgttcaaaactttttaaaaggGCTTAACTATCTTCTTGAATATGGGATCTTGGTAAAGTTGGGTAGTTTTCTTAGTTCTttcttagtaaaatatttctcctccgtaaacaaaatttttcagtgaCCTCCCTTTATCGACCAATAAAGTAGTTACTTTGTTTTTGCGACTCTATTCTCTTCTAAATTATCAATTAAGGAATAACCAGTGCGTTTCTTATAAGCTGCAAGTGCTAAGACATCTACACATatgcaaaacatttttaggtgGCCTCTTCATGCacagataaaacattttcggAGACAATTTCTTCGATTTCTTTCGCTTGGCTCTTTGAATAcagttaatataaactttacttGGAAAGCCAGATCTTTTTCTGTCAGAAACAGAGGAGGTGTTAGTGAAGCTGTCTATGGCTCGGCACCCTATCATTTGACTTATACCTAGTGTATgtattatagaaattatattcggctccatatttactttatgtaatatttttgaatccaaatttaaaagtaattttacacttttttattttcaccgTATTTATGGCCAGACTAAGTATGGTTtgtaaaaaa is a window from the Danaus plexippus chromosome 16 unlocalized genomic scaffold, MEX_DaPlex mxdp_31, whole genome shotgun sequence genome containing:
- the LOC116771638 gene encoding dnaJ homolog subfamily C member 13 isoform X4; translated protein: MIPLKDNQDVASFLVTKHSWKGKYKRVFSIGTHGITTYNPDRLEVTNKWVYSDVVTIASAKHSNSAANHDFTLVMKKDKKIDSMKFSSEHKCLILTEAFKYRHLFAEKPKDIYRYQAYKHHWSGTRLPIVLEVGPCSLEQLDPSTHTLLASYPYADIQGILPVRDIPGGFVLAVGGYSRLHLFSNAMDHQIIINKMLEMASLTMSISIKVLSATITLDDYHDQRFGKYSGDQHQTSLSEFLVHKVNPARHMEPMRRTLCLSDTCILERDPQTYSVVCLRPLSDVFAFVRYPDHPQKFSIEYLNGQTRTYLAGERDSLLASLVDGVRSAGQRDVHVRSARTPRGYRLGPLHHPVDEETESNHLRLFQNPVGMSRAEVIERFNANVGYSGLIYSVSQDRLFAENKEKLITGALAAMMGGGGAHLTLLELEAQFQALRRLCASKVGFAAFTALPGFREWMGNAAVSALRRECAACSHAALDALCALLQPMHAEPDLRQEQLNKASMLASPAFLDGLLAMWATHVSAGTGALVVAAMLDFLTFALCVPYSETTDGKQFDQLLEMVASRGRIIFKLFEHPSAAIVKGAGLVSRALVEEGGGGVGAKVQALALAEAALPRHLLHALYTTAPSPARLQRRHLARHLVALWLVDHAPANDLLKRIMPSGLLSFLECADAPPALEDAGEERDNLQLAQAAGKARDTHWDAIERQLKYVEKHIEHYTSLALQHWAQKVRATDQRKEIRERPVVLRRRRERVKSTANWPMFYYQFHRDHALPNLIWNHTTREELRNVLENELRTFSLEREAAGNVPTAWNHAELELHYQCLQAEVKIGDYYLRILLEQRDCDDSPIRKSYEFFNDLYHRFLSTPKVEMKCMCLQAMTIVYGRYYEDIGPFADTKYIVQMLDRTCDRMERDRLVQFLAKLILHKKNVSEILEWNGIRILVDLMTLAHLHTSRATVPAQSNVLEAPNVQGDTDREWYYNLERGDQLTRKGPVSFQQLKDLYKSGEINNKTKCWANSMEGWRALGGVPQLRWSLGARGAAALTETELAATVLDLLVTCARYYPSRDEEDAIIRPLPRVKRLLSEPACLAHVVQLLLTFDPILVEKVATLLYEIMQDNPEISKLYLTGVFYFMLLYTGSNLLPIARFLRLTHMKQAFRADQTSSDIMQRSILGQLLPEAMVCYLENHGAEKFAQIFLGEWDTPEAIWNAEMRRMLIMKVSAHIGEFTPRLRAHVAARYPYLAIPAVRYPQLQRELFCNMFYLRHLCDTQRFPDWPIPDPVGLLKDVLEAWRREVDKKPSSMTAEQAYTALGLEPTTHDEAAVRKAYYRLAQQFHPDKNPEGRDRFEAVNQAYEFLCSRNVWTGDGPNTNNILLILRTQTILFQRYSEVLSPYKYAGYSALLRTARLEAAADTLFSSEAALLPAACELAHATLACSALNAQELCRERGLEVLEEALSRCVSVLGGSAAGSTAAAVCTHCARCFAVAARFPVCRDAAAELPTLCSDIVPLLRRPELGETACAGAEAAAALAADPRCRDRLARAHVIHALLPPALQYDYTLKESGVSTEGDNKQEVANRLAVQCVAALSALYGPHEEAGEEDERVQAALRMLLTPYICDKLATADPHELLKTLTSNWRTPYLVWDNSTRAELREALRSRPPEDTLLQDVYYTAHEGLLTVGGVYLDIYNEQPEFLIENPQQFVLDLLHFIKEQTKVAKSEETEERLTLALNALANCIIKNPGVEIQCIGHFAVIFGLMSGGVSRVVAGALRVSLACSRSRACVEEVSAGGLLGHVLPLLAPPAHREALDTLSALLTCTPLVREALAKGAVIYLLDLFCNCKTPEMREMAVELLSRMMADKLHGPKVRLTICRYVPGVFADAMREAGGAGGAGGAGAAAAMHAFDNNHEHPELVWADELRQRVRAGLVQRRDRLYTSQIRDPTIQYEEREKDTGEVSWAPPGEVVVGGVYLKLFLQNPTWSLRNPKSFLQDLVSETLSALNKDSSEGGRGDTCARALTALLRARPALCEACAALGELPRLARLLPACPRHAVPVLAALAHTQSCVVALVQTDAMVGLKTAVKTCREVVGPACDALTAIFSSPVNTDKLVLQALECDLITELLSMLEGRGSGVGLEGGSVARVVGALKAMSRAGLHAERVKNILARSPVWEHYAAQRHDLFISAPQHHSITGAPQTAGYLAAPPSVPPAHPPPLD